CACTCCCCATCGTGGACTCAACGGTAGTGAGGAGATGAACCAAACACTTCAACGCCGAGACCAAGCACTCAGGCGTGGCTGATCTCAGACGCAGAACGGTGAGGACGAGACGCAGAGCCAAGCCATTCCTCTTCAGCACTCCGGGTGAGACTTTAGGGAACACGAGGGAGAGGATGACAACATGCGGCTGGACGACATCCAGAGATGGCTCACCATCAGCAGACAAGAGGCTGTTTAGAGAGCTGCACGTGGCGGCGAAGTAAGCCACAGGTGTCCGACTGTGATTACTTTCTGTCAGAGTCTTTGAGAGCTCCTCGATTACAGCGCAGAGGTGTTTATGGTCTGGTCGTTTTGACTGAGATAAGCGAGAGAGCATGAACTGGCCAAAGTCTTCTGAGGGTGTGAGGCACATGTTGGTTTCGATGTCTTCCATAACTAGGTTCTGTCTCTCCTTTCTGATGAGACGGGCaacaataaaaaacaaaactttcaaTGAAATATCAAGTGATTGTACCTAATTAAAGATGAAAGCATAGAGATTGAAGCTGAATGGGTTCAAGAAGAGTAATAAAGCTTCGAACTTTTACATTGAATCTAAGTAAAGAGAGACACAGAAGGAGAAGTGGATCGTGTTCGTTCGAGTTTCTGACCTGAATATGGCGGCTGAGAAGACACTTCGTGGAGCTTGTTTGTTGGCTTGAAGATGGATGAGAGACTGCAGAAGACTGATGTTGGCGGCAATGAAACGAGAAGCCttcttttagggttttctctctctctcacaaaaaaatcaatcaaagggtttaagattttattattttaaagcgGTTTCGAGAAGAGGAGTGCGGTTCGTCCGGTCAAACCGATAACTCAAGATAATTAtgctattaaaaaaaacttctaaTTTCACTCTTcctttcttaaaataaaatctaaaaaataagcATTTTCTTCTCATTTTTTCTTACACTTGTAAAAACGTATTAatcttataatataatttgtaaaacATCAAAGTATGGCTGAATTATATAATACTATAAATAAACCAACAAATTAAtgtttgatttttaatagagaattttgaaatttatgatatttgtttttttattatgaattttttctctttgtttcttctttttattgtAATATCGACCAAGTTTTTCATTACTTAATTTTTTACTAGAACTTTATATAAGTTGTGTTTTTTGGTAAagtcattttataaattatagataAAGACTTGCTTATTATAAGAACATGTATAATCGTGTTGAATGTATTTCTTCGTAATATAGACAGGATATTAATTTTGGACTACTGAAAATGACTAATATTCTACGTAGACTTTAATTGACATGAACTAAAAATATGTGTTATCTGTAtatgaaaaaagaaattataatagGCTATTGATATTAGCCTAATATTTCAGAATTCAACATGTACAATTCATAAAAGACACCACATAATAGAATATAGCTCTAATTGGTAGTCATTAAAGAAAAAGGATGAAGATGaacaatttattaaaaacaaaacaataggaataaaaaatatttatttctattgttattttttcagttttgataacagataattttgttatataattaCTTAAAACTAGAAGAATGACAAAAAATTATGTGTGAAGGACACCATTTAGATGTTTAATGCATAtgccactttttttttttgtaaagcaaCTTTCATTTCATAATCAAAGGTTTAGTACATTAGAGATAGAGCTTGTTTGGCCACAAAAGTCAGCTCTATAATTAACTAGTCTAGGGATGAACATAAATTTAACTGCAGATAGGGTTGATAGTAAGTGGATGTCGTTGAGAAGAACAGTGATCTCTAAATGTCTTCCTCTTGATTTCACAAGGTTAATGAAAATCTGAAACTCTGAGCAGATCAAGAAAGCGTTAATCTCACACTGATGAGCAGAGATCATGGTGTTTCTCAACGCCAAAATGTCCGCAATAAGAAGCGATGCCGATGCCACGAAGGAGACAATCGCTGAGTGAGAAGATGATGAACCTGCATCATCGATGATGGATCTCTCATGGCCTTGGACATGAGGAAATTTGATTAGTCTTTTATGAAAACAAGAGACTAAAGGGCTGCAATCTTCAAACTTTGGTAAACTCCACTTTAGAAATAATCTTGCGATGACATTTGCACTTTGATGATGACTTTGGCTTGAACTGTGTGTAACATCAATGGCTGCACCAGAGAGATAACTATGTAGTTCTAATCCCAATTTGTAAGGCTCGGTTGATGCACCTTCCCTCTCTGAATACATACAAGTTCTTGACCATGAAGAGCACAAGAGAGATGGGTCTACGAGATATGATGGTTTCTGGGTGCATACGGCAGTGACGGGCATACACCAATGTGTTAAATCCAGCAACGAAGAGCTGTTAGCCCTTATAACAACATCCTGAGATATGCGTTTGGCGAGATTTGCTGAGTAACCAGGAATTGAGTTCAAACAGAAACTTCGGACACCAGTATTACCATACTGGATCCAGAGAGTTGTCATGGAACCCAAACAGTCTCGCTGgttatcaaaatctaaaaagcTGGACATGAGAGAGCAAATATCAGGAAGGGCATATGTGAACAATGATTGCGGTGAGAAGAGACTGGTCTGTATATCTTCTAGCGGGGGATTCCTCACCGGATTGAAAAGGAAGTGGTGTTCTAAGTCATAGAGCTTCACAGATCTGTCAAGTGGTAAATGAAGAACAACTGTATTGAGCTCTTGCTCACACCAAATCCAGTCATAATAGATCATCCCTGAAGGGAGAGAGGTCATCGCCCGAGAGGACGACGAAGGTGACGCTCGTCGCGGAGCCTTCAGATCTGGCCAATGGAGTTTATGTGAAGAACGAATCTGGGCTGGATCTGATGTCAGTGCAGTCATGAGAGATGGAGGAGGGCTACAAATGAGAAGCAGGACCCAAATGATATGGAGACGGCAACTGCAACATTTTACGAACAGAGCGACGGCAGAACTCATGAATCCCAAAAGCATAAAAAAATTTCTGGAGAAAGGATGTAAAACAAAGCGAAAAAGATAAAGGAGCAGAACGGAAGAGAGAAACGGTGACGCCGCCAAGCTACGGAGCTGCCGGCGTCGGAAAACATGATCGGAACGGGTGTCTCAATATGAGCGCCTGGGAGAGAAGAcggtgttttttctttttgagatttATTAGGTTTTGGAGCAGGCTCAATGCATATGCCACTTAAATGACCAATTATCATCCTTTGATATAAGAtaaaaggatatatatatatatgaataggCAAAATTGTGAAATATATTGTAGTTAGATAAGTTATAGAAAAATGCACCTAGATtatcatatgaaaaataatCTTCAGAGTATGACATGATGTTGCAATTTATTACTTCCTTGAGTGAAGAATCTTGATTTATACCTGTCATCAAATTTGACATAACTTTTTCGATAGTGATAACAAATAGTTAAATAAAGGGGAAATTTGGAAAAATGCACTtcaataagattataatttgaaaaatacatcaTTGTTTAAGCATTTGGAAAAAAtacacttatttatatataaatttaccaaATTGCccaattttaatatttcttaattcttattatattttttaaaaattgtttgaaaattgttagaatctgtataatatctttttaatatactaAACAATATCGTtcccatatttttttaatatatcttaaatttttttagtgttttgaaaaaataaaagaaagcaaCGGGTCGTCTTCTCGTCTCCTTCTCCCATCCTCTCCCTTTCTGAATTTTTTGTTCCCATCATCTCTTTGTTCATCTTTACGGAACTCTTGGTATAGCTTCAGGATTTAtcttaaaatacatatttagtttaaacataaataattataattcttattaatttcgaatttatatattaattattgatatatCAAATTGGGGGCAAAAAGATAAATTCACCTTAAAGAAAgtgtagtttaaaaaaaaaaattaaaaacagtgtatttttcaaatttcaaatcctAAATAGGGTATTTTGCAAATTATCCCTTAAATAAATGCTCATAtttatattgaataaataaagctgaaaaaatagtttttatatttaagatatcAATAATACAAAAGTTGGTGGTTTGAATGATTTGTGGTGCACATCTTTACCAAAGTATTAGTCATACAGTATTAGTATCCTTATGATTATTCTCAAATAATCATAAGATGTTAAATATTCTCAAATCATAGATGTTAAATaccaaactaaatttttaattttgttagtattttatagatgaaatcTCCACATAAACATCGTCTAGCattattattgtatttaaattgtatatcactaattttattactaaactattaaaactgttCTCATATTTATTTGATTGCAAATATCTTTGTAACAGAAAAGGCAATTCAATATTATAGGAAAGCAATAGTtcctatataattttattactaaactatcgagattttaaaattaatcaaaagtAAGAAAGTAAGAAATTTAGAGATATAAATCTTTCATGTATATAAAAGAttctaatttttcaaaaatgttttatttaaaagcTTCTACTCAAAAAGGTATGTTTGTCTTAGTAATACTGTTTAGAGTTCATTTGTTAGACCAAGAAGAGTCCAATTTTTCACGGACCATTAATGTAATCTTAACGACACAGTGCAATGTCACTTTAGTCACACTGGAGTGAAAAACAAAATCTCTTATCACTTTGTACACAAACTAATCAGAGcaattcaattttctttttgatatatctaacttttctaaaatattttatttgactaTGAAATTGCTCTATTTATTcacattttaaaaagaattattttaaTTGTCTTGATAGCcttaaaattatgtaattttgCTACTCATGTTTAGACCTGATTGGCCTTGTGAAGAAGGATTCAAACACAAGTCTTATCATATTTGTATCTTTTGTATCTAGATGGAAACTGCTTATGCAACCAAATGAACACTTTTAGAAAACATCTTGTAAATGATGTTTTGGTGGCATCATTGAACATTAAGAAAGTGGTGTTTGGAGTGAGATGGAACATACTATAAGCGCATCTCTTTTCTTGTAATGATGTCCAGGCAAATACAAAATCCTAAATGTAATGAAACCGGTCAGAACACCAAGACACTTGTCTAGAAAGAAACACAAGAACTTGTAGTGTGGGATCGAATTCATTAGTGTAGTCACAATTGAGTTTCTTCATATGAAGAGCATGCCAAATAACTCAAACCAAAAAATTATGTTGAGGAAGTGATTGTACATTGTAACAACCCTACGATACTCACTGATGCCACTTGGTGCATAAGCCATTATGATTTGGGTTTTAAAAGGTTATGCAAGTGATGCTAGCGCTCTAACAACAATTATCGAAGGTGAAAGCACATCCTTTGACTTCTTTTACAAAAGCAGATGACATGTACCGTATTTTTTCATCTACAACGACATGAAGAGAGAATTAATATgcttttgaaattaatttttaggTAACAATAATGTGATTCGGGTACCTATTCAGATTTGATCCGAATtcggataacctatttaaattatttttaaaaatttaaaatttactatactttaaattctcaaaatatataaacaaaataatatattacatatagattttaataatatatgttaaaatatgtaaacttaacatataaattggctTGGTTTAAATATTCGGATAGAGagtcaatagatattttaagtatttttggtgttttgcgtatactttagctattagACATTTggttttgactatttgtatatattttcaagtattttggacaacttcaaagtctcttatatattttggatgttttaaaatatattagttctAAAAGTAATTATCATATTTAGGTATTGTCTGGTTTCGATtctctaaatactaaaattttgaacatGTTCAGAAGTTTTGTCGATTTTGATTCGGATTTAGTAATACTTTTCCGGATCGAACCGTtattcggatttgagttttCTGGCCAGCCCTAAATTTAAGTCATACAATAATTACCCAATTGACTAATTGCAACCTGATTTTTAAGTTCATGCCCAAAATGAGgtttcattcattcattgtaTACTCAGAACTCTATTTGACTGGGCCCAAAAGATTAAAGAAGTCGATTCTTAAGTTTAGGCCCAAAAAGAGCTTTCACAGTATACTGGAAACAGTTTTTTTCTGGCCTACTAAAGGCCCATATCCATTATGACAAATTGTAGCGGGGAGagtttttattttccaattCTTGATCCAGAACAGGGAAGAGGATGTTCGAAAACGTCGAGaccaaaaaacaaaagtctCTTTCTCACTCTCTCTTGATAAACGTGCTCTGTGCAGAACTGTAAGCACGCGGCTCACCAAAGATCATTACTTTACTTAAACTCACTCTTaactctccctctctctctctcagggtTTAAACTCACACTTGCTCATTAATTCCCACCGCTAACATTGTCATGGCTTCTTTTATTTCCGGCTTCCGCAACTTCGTTCCAGCTTCATCTTATCCAAAGAGTAAGACTTTCTCGacttgtttttcattttattttgtttctttcctcTCTAGATTCTTGTAGCTGCAATGTGAGTTGTTGAATCTTTCTGCGTTTCCAGTTACttgcttttgttgttgtttttttttttgtttgtggttGTTTCAGTGAGGGTTTAAACTCAGTTTCTAGATGATCATTTTCATGTAATGCTGATTAATGTGTTATGAGATATGGTGTTATTTGGTCTTAGGATCGTTCGCAAGCAGTTCTCCAAGACTTTATCAGATCTTATTATACAGAGTTAAAATGATAAAGAGTTTATAGCAACATTTGTCTATGTTCCTTCAGGGTTACAAGGAAGCTCTaatcttttcaattttttttttttgtctctgtttTACTAGGTCCTATTACAATGGAGGTGCTGTTAAGAACTGGTCggagaataataataattcatcaTGTATCAAACTTCTCACTCGTTTCCGTGGGTTGATTTTGCCTATGGTTAGTTAGGGAATGAAGCAAATGGTCCGTGCTTGTATGATAGATGTATAAAGAATCCAATGTCTATCTTctcttttgtgtgttttaaatgattttggattcttgaaatataaaatcaattggATTGATTCTGATTATCACATTTTACTCTATTACAAAATCTCTCATATGCATTAATATttgtataactttttttttaatcatgacCACAAAATGCAAACACACGAATGGTCTTGATCTTGAGAGAGCCATATAAAATGGAGTTGAAATtgataaaagtttaaaacatcaagGAATGAATGCGCTTGTGCTGTCTCTACGTGGATCCTGATCTTGGGGGACTTCATGTGTGTTGTTGTTACTCTTACCATGACCAAGCCAAGACATTGTGAGTCTTGATGGGAACACTTTCTTCTTGCTTGATTCTTGGTCTGAGgccttcttcttctggtcactGACAGCGTGGGAGAAGCTCCTTAGCTCGTTAAGCCgtttcatcttctctttctcttgcttcttcttATGGAAAGAGAGGAAGAACAAAGCCACCACTTTGGTCACTTTGTTCCCTGGCttacttgaagaagaagaagaagctttctTGAGTTTCAAATGGCGGGTTTGGCGCCGAGGACAGCTCTTGGTGATTCTGATCAGGAGTTTCCTACATGGCCGGAGAATCTTGTGGTTTAACGTTACCAACGATGAAGACCCTCTCATCTCTTAgttgttctgttctgttctgtcTCCAGCAAATGTATATAGAACTGAGACAAGGTCTGGGGCTAATGTATATTGTCTATGTGATCGTTGGCTTCTCTTTTGTGAGCTTGGCCTTTGTATTTTTCCACAGGTGGGTTTCACGTTTTGTTGTCTTAAAGAGTCTTACATTAGTTTGTGGTACACCATGATTCTGAAATTTGACAAGAGACTTGGTCTTCTTCACAGCTGACAAAAGTCTTTTACTTTCTGCCCTTATGCTTATTTCAAGAAGGCAattctcaaaagtcaaaacatCAACTGCATGTTACCGGATCTTGTTGCCTTGGAAGATGAAGCTAGGTTTAGATCTAAGCATAGATTCTGTAGTACACCAAGAAACAAAAATCATCTTGGGGCAGTTCTTGAAGCTGACCGTATGAATCTAAAAGGACGGTGGAGATCATGCCACGTTACTTAAAGCATCTAAAGTGGGCACGATGAGGGGGAAAAGGGCATTTTTCAACCCGAACAATTAAGATCGTGTCAAATACTACGTGAACAATTGATCAGTGCCAAATACGACCTCAAttcaattataattcaaaaatactatccaaactttttaaaacgtgTCAAAATCTACATTAACTGTAATATAAGTTAGTCAAccgttacaaaaacaaaacgacGACGTTTTGGTTTAATCCTTtactaaaaaaaacatatccaTTCTAGGATTCAAATTCGTGCATTGATACACTTTAAAATAGACACTAACCACTGAACTAGAGTAAATGTTTGTTATATTATTACGAATTCGAAAgtatatatactactatatttcttcatcttctccaaataaaattttggtgataatttttctcatttctataaatatattaaaatgttttataattatcatatctttaatacacttatattatactaaaatataaataataaaatatttgaaatgatacaaaattaaatatacttaaaattttgaaactatttataaagttttcttatataaattattgtaatttcaaaaattattgtaattttctatttaaaattacaataatttatataagaaaactttataaatagtttcaaaattttaattatatttaatttgtgcaatttaaaatattttattatatttatattttagtataatataagtatattaaatataaggTAATTAAAAGAATATGTTACATAATGTATTCATAAAAATGAGAAACAATTATCACTAAAGTTTTATTCAGAGAATATGAAGatgtatatatcaaaaatttactTTAGTTCAGTGGTTAGAGTGTCTCCCCTCTTTTAAAGTGTATCAATGCACGGATTCGAATCTCATAATGAACATACTTTTATGAAAAAAagattaaaccaaaacaaatttgttttgtttttttaacggTTGATTAACTTATTTTACGGTCAATTTAGATTTTGGCACGTTTTAAGAAGTTAGGcagtatttttgaattataattgagttggGGTCGTATTTAGCACTGATCAGTTGTTCATGTAGATTTTAGCACATTTTGGCACATTTTAAGAAGTCTAGgtagtatttttgaattataattgagttggGGTCGTATTTAGCACTGATTAATAGTTCAGGTAGTATTTGGCACGACTGAAATTGTTCGGGTTGAAAAAGGCCCTTTTCCCCTCGATGAGGTTGACATTGTACAAAAACATCCCATCAACCTGCAGAGAATAGATACGTCAAATCTGTGTGCATATTATTAGGCTTGATTCAGTACTACTCAGCCGATACTAAACCAAATAGGTCACAGGTACAAGAGTTTAGATCAGGTAAATAGACAGAGTTTGTTGGGTTTCTTAGGCCGGACTAGTCTAAATTTTTGAAGTCTACCTActcatttcattttctttataatttacTTTCACTAAAACTGCATCGTTTAAAACTTTGAGCATCCTAACCATTGACGGGAAAAGGGCATTTTTCAACCCGAACAATTACGAACGTGTCAAATACTACCTGAACAATTGATCAGTGCCAAATACGAtctcaactcaattataatttaaaaatactatccaaactttttaaaatgtaCCAAAATCTACATTAACCGTAAAATAAGTTAGTCAAccgttaaaaaaacaaaacgacgACGTTTTGGTTTAATCCTTtactaaaaaaaacatattcattTTAGGATTCGAATTCGTGTATTGATACACTTTAAAATAGACACTAATCACTGAACTAGAGTAAATGTTTGTTATATTATTACGAATTCGAAAgtatatatactactatatttcttcatcttctccaaataaaattttggtgataatttttctcatttctataaatatattaaaatgttttataattatcatatctttaatacacttatattatactaaaatataaataataaaatatttgaaatgatacaaaattaaatatacttaaaattttgaaactatttataaagttttcttatataaattattgtaatttcaaaaattattgtaattttctatttaaaattacaataatttatataagaaaactttataaatagtttcaaaattttaatatatttaatttgtgcaatttaaaatattttattatatttatattttagtataatataagtatattaaatataaggTAGTTAAAAGAATATGTTACATAATGTATTCATAAAAATGAGTAACaattatcaccaaagttttattcagagaatatgaagaagtatatatcaaaatttactTTAGTTCAGTGGTTAGAGTGTCTCCTCTCTTTTAAAGTGTATCAATGCACGGATTCGAATCTCATAATGaacatatttttatgaaaaaagattaaaccaaaacaaagttgttttgtttttttaacggTTGACTAACTTATTTTACGGTCAATTTAGATTTTGGCACGTTTTAAGAAGTTATGcagtatttttgaattataattgagttggGGTCGTATTTAGCACTGATCCGTTGTTCAGGTAGATTTTGGCACATTTTAAGAAGTCTAGatagtatttttgaattataattgagttATGGTCGTATTTAGCACTGATCAATAGTTCAAGTAGTATTTGGCACGACTGAAATTGTTCGGGTTGAAAAATGCCCTTTTTCCAACCATTGACAACCCCTTTCTCTTATGGgaaaaaagagttttttttcttgtaaccTAATTATTCCATGATCCCATCCAGTGATAAGTCTGTCCTTATAAAGCACAGCACAAATCCTCCAGACATCCATTGGTCAATAGCTTACTAATGCAATAATAAGTTAATTAATAACCATATACTTTACAAAAACAATTCATCTGACCTTTAATATGACAACAACTGAATTTG
This genomic stretch from Raphanus sativus cultivar WK10039 chromosome 3, ASM80110v3, whole genome shotgun sequence harbors:
- the LOC130509724 gene encoding uncharacterized protein LOC130509724, whose amino-acid sequence is MRGSSSLVTLNHKILRPCRKLLIRITKSCPRRQTRHLKLKKASSSSSSKPGNKVTKVVALFFLSFHKKKQEKEKMKRLNELRSFSHAVSDQKKKASDQESSKKKVFPSRLTMSWLGHGKSNNNTHEVPQDQDPRRDSTSAFIP